The following proteins come from a genomic window of Halorussus halophilus:
- a CDS encoding 30S ribosomal protein S10 produces the protein MTFVTRIRLQSGNRPALERVVEQIRSTAERKGAELRGPHSEPAERLDVPLHKTTSGDNSRTFRSWDYQVFTRQLEIVGHNDVARRATEIDFPSGVHVEVELEQVEQMA, from the coding sequence ATGACCTTCGTCACTAGAATCCGACTCCAGAGCGGGAATCGGCCCGCGCTGGAACGCGTGGTAGAACAGATTCGCTCGACAGCAGAACGAAAGGGCGCAGAACTTCGCGGCCCGCACTCCGAACCGGCCGAACGCTTGGACGTGCCACTGCACAAGACGACTTCCGGCGACAACTCCAGGACGTTCCGCTCGTGGGACTATCAGGTGTTCACCCGGCAACTGGAAATCGTCGGCCACAACGACGTCGCGCGCCGCGCCACGGAAATCGACTTCCCGAGCGGCGTCCACGTCGAAGTCGAGTTGGAACAGGTCGAACAGATGGCCTAG